The following are encoded together in the Proteiniphilum saccharofermentans genome:
- a CDS encoding BON domain-containing protein produces the protein MKALRLLSVVTLILALGVGVTSCNQVKDADIQSAAQELLDANPELAGVTVTVQNKVATLTGTVSDDAAKAYAESVVAGAQNVTSVVNQLEVVPPAPDYSELDAAINAALPDALKDHGTVTATVQDGVITLNGEIRESDLQVLIEKVNALSPVQVVNNLTVK, from the coding sequence ATGAAAGCATTACGTTTATTATCCGTAGTGACACTCATCCTTGCACTTGGAGTGGGTGTAACATCATGTAATCAGGTAAAGGATGCGGACATTCAATCCGCAGCACAAGAGTTGCTCGATGCAAATCCCGAACTGGCAGGTGTCACGGTAACAGTGCAAAATAAAGTTGCCACGCTGACCGGAACTGTGAGCGATGACGCGGCCAAAGCTTATGCCGAAAGTGTGGTAGCAGGTGCACAGAACGTGACGTCGGTTGTCAATCAATTGGAAGTAGTTCCGCCGGCACCTGATTATAGTGAACTTGATGCCGCTATCAATGCAGCGCTCCCCGATGCGCTTAAAGACCATGGCACTGTAACTGCTACCGTACAAGACGGTGTCATTACGCTAAACGGTGAAATCAGGGAAAGCGATCTGCAGGTGCTGATAGAAAAGGTGAATGCACTGAGCCCGGTACAGGTAGTAAATAACTTAACCGTTAAATAG
- a CDS encoding SH3 domain-containing protein translates to MALTDKYKELVDLARSNNLLVSESGNVLKVEGTVPSADVKDKLWEIYKRIDPHFKSNDLVLNVKTAISDGGKVRVITQESRLNIRKGPGTDQPIVGKAEKGAIITLISKANDQWWLVRDNDGEEGYCYSQYLEPVQ, encoded by the coding sequence ATGGCTTTAACAGACAAGTACAAAGAGTTGGTTGATCTGGCCAGATCGAATAATCTTTTGGTTAGCGAATCGGGAAATGTGCTGAAAGTGGAAGGTACTGTCCCCAGCGCCGATGTGAAAGACAAATTGTGGGAAATCTATAAACGGATCGACCCCCACTTCAAGAGTAACGATCTGGTATTGAATGTAAAGACTGCCATTAGTGACGGCGGCAAAGTAAGGGTCATAACCCAGGAGAGCCGTCTGAACATCCGCAAAGGACCCGGAACGGATCAGCCTATCGTGGGAAAAGCCGAAAAGGGAGCTATTATCACACTTATCAGTAAAGCGAACGACCAATGGTGGTTGGTGCGTGATAACGACGGTGAAGAGGGTTATTGCTACTCGCAATACCTTGAGCCGGTACAGTAA
- a CDS encoding DUF7689 domain-containing protein — protein sequence MRRLIYIIIIHLISIGVFAQTYTPFGTPIDGFYRGEGSSSDLALWEHEADAWVNAHGNGQVIKTGNATATYNCHSFAWNMSEGGNTMWINMFTILDGLIFNEKDPNTTLPGPTNITRYWTDGSYIEVPEYQATKVWFGSCWTWSHTLKKWVNQCDHSAIRLPSGLYESKWGPWGRYIHPRDKCPYNLSSRRYFKVNLPISGPPAPCNEGSYTIGNFNRLPSGFTVQWGTNNSNLTLVSGQGTDIAVYRKVRNGADMIECKIVYSNRTINLNPLNVYFGAPAIQWIAGPQSPPNGQEAGYEAILPHGAPIPTNYEWILNPQGRNSVYPSGRFVYIAFYDAGTYQLVCRATNNCGVGDYSVITLNVTNN from the coding sequence ATGAGAAGACTTATTTACATAATTATAATACACCTGATTAGCATAGGTGTGTTTGCTCAAACCTATACACCATTCGGGACTCCGATTGATGGGTTCTATAGAGGGGAAGGGAGCAGTTCTGATTTAGCGCTTTGGGAACATGAAGCAGATGCATGGGTGAACGCCCATGGCAATGGACAAGTGATAAAGACAGGAAACGCTACGGCAACATATAATTGTCATTCCTTTGCATGGAACATGTCGGAAGGAGGCAATACTATGTGGATAAATATGTTCACGATACTTGACGGACTCATCTTTAATGAAAAAGATCCAAATACAACCCTTCCCGGCCCCACCAATATAACCAGATACTGGACAGATGGGAGTTATATAGAAGTTCCGGAATATCAGGCTACGAAGGTATGGTTTGGCTCTTGTTGGACATGGAGCCATACTCTTAAAAAATGGGTAAATCAATGTGACCATTCTGCCATTAGGTTACCTTCCGGCTTATATGAGTCGAAATGGGGACCGTGGGGCCGGTATATACACCCACGCGATAAATGTCCATACAATTTAAGCAGCAGGAGATATTTTAAAGTCAATCTCCCTATCTCCGGTCCCCCGGCACCCTGTAATGAAGGTTCTTATACTATTGGAAATTTTAATAGGCTTCCGTCGGGATTTACGGTGCAGTGGGGTACAAATAACAGTAATCTGACATTGGTTTCGGGTCAGGGTACTGATATCGCTGTCTATAGAAAAGTAAGGAACGGAGCGGATATGATTGAATGCAAAATCGTGTACAGCAACCGCACTATTAATTTAAACCCCTTGAATGTATATTTTGGGGCACCAGCAATACAATGGATTGCAGGGCCGCAAAGCCCTCCGAATGGACAGGAAGCAGGATATGAAGCTATTCTTCCTCATGGAGCACCAATCCCGACAAACTACGAGTGGATACTCAATCCCCAGGGTCGGAATTCGGTTTATCCTTCAGGTCGTTTTGTATATATTGCTTTTTATGATGCCGGAACATACCAACTTGTATGCAGAGCTACCAATAACTGTGGAGTGGGAGATTATAGTGTTATAACGTTGAATGTCACTAATAACTAA
- a CDS encoding IS30 family transposase, with translation MKKFKQLTVERRYQISALLQRGSTQKQIAGIVGVSESTISRELSRNKAKRGKYSAARAQMLADERKERFKRKRSFSSSMQRFIDKKLREEQWSPEQINGYCKVNGIEMVSVERIYQHIRKDKAQGGDLYTFLRHKLKHRRRPVSDTRVHIKDRVGIEHRPAIVDQKKRFGDLEIDTVIGKDGKGAILTIVERTKAFVLMEKLEKGKNAEAVKETVIRLLMPYKGKIHTITSDNGKEFAEHKAIASALDIDFYFANPYSSWERGLNEYTNKLVRQYIPKGTDFNDVNSEKVKEIQYKLNRRPRKKLNYKTPAQLFFASLENKIAFAS, from the coding sequence ATGAAAAAATTTAAACAATTGACCGTAGAGCGAAGATACCAAATATCAGCTCTACTTCAAAGGGGAAGTACACAAAAACAGATTGCAGGGATTGTAGGAGTATCGGAATCAACCATAAGTCGGGAGTTGTCCCGCAATAAAGCCAAGCGTGGGAAGTATTCTGCGGCTCGCGCTCAAATGCTTGCCGATGAACGCAAGGAACGCTTCAAGCGCAAGCGTAGCTTCAGTTCATCCATGCAGCGGTTCATTGACAAAAAACTACGGGAAGAACAGTGGTCTCCCGAACAGATTAACGGCTATTGCAAAGTCAACGGCATTGAGATGGTAAGCGTGGAAAGGATTTATCAGCACATTCGCAAAGACAAGGCGCAAGGAGGAGATTTATACACTTTCTTACGCCACAAGCTCAAGCACAGAAGACGCCCGGTATCGGATACCCGGGTACACATTAAAGACAGGGTGGGGATTGAACACCGACCGGCAATCGTAGACCAGAAAAAACGATTTGGAGATTTGGAAATCGATACCGTAATCGGCAAAGACGGCAAGGGTGCCATCTTAACCATCGTGGAGCGAACCAAGGCGTTTGTGCTAATGGAAAAATTGGAAAAGGGGAAGAATGCCGAGGCAGTAAAGGAGACTGTCATCCGTCTGTTAATGCCTTATAAAGGAAAGATTCACACCATAACATCCGATAACGGCAAGGAGTTTGCAGAACACAAAGCCATTGCAAGCGCTTTGGATATTGATTTTTACTTTGCCAATCCATACAGTTCCTGGGAAAGAGGATTGAACGAATACACCAATAAACTCGTACGCCAATACATCCCGAAAGGAACTGACTTTAATGATGTTAATAGTGAAAAAGTGAAGGAGATACAATACAAATTAAACCGAAGACCAAGAAAAAAATTGAACTATAAAACACCGGCTCAATTATTTTTTGCATCTTTGGAAAATAAAATTGCATTTGCGAGTTGA
- a CDS encoding IS4 family transposase encodes MNKEKYVFAQLISFLNEDKFRRIVSKYQGNRYVKHFTCWNQLLALMFGQLANRESLRDLIVALDAHHSKCYHLGMGKNVSKSSLARANQDRDYHIFEEYAYFLVSEARQKRKSDIFKLGGNIYAFDSTTIDLCLAVFWWAKFRKKKGGIKIHTLYDVETQIPTFFHITEASVHDSKAMKEIPYEPGSYYIFDRAYNNFKMLYRIHQIEAYFVVRAKKNLQYKSIRWKRRLPENVLSDTIIELTGFYPKQYYPRQLRLVRYWDEEQEREFVFLTNAMHISALQVAELYRNRWQVELFFKWLKQHLKIKKFWGTTENAVRIQIYAAMCTYCLVAIVQHDMQLDRSTYEVLQILSISLTDRTHLKDLFNKTIFQYDKERCDLNGPSLFDF; translated from the coding sequence ATGAATAAAGAGAAATATGTGTTTGCTCAATTAATTTCATTTTTGAATGAAGATAAGTTTAGGCGTATAGTTAGCAAGTATCAGGGGAACCGCTATGTAAAGCATTTCACCTGCTGGAATCAACTGCTTGCTTTGATGTTTGGCCAACTCGCTAATCGTGAAAGCCTGAGAGATTTGATAGTTGCCCTTGATGCGCATCACTCCAAATGCTATCACCTAGGAATGGGCAAGAATGTGTCAAAATCATCTTTGGCAAGAGCCAATCAAGATAGGGATTATCACATTTTTGAAGAGTATGCCTACTTCCTGGTAAGTGAAGCCCGACAAAAACGAAAATCAGACATCTTCAAACTTGGCGGAAATATCTATGCTTTCGATTCAACAACGATCGATTTATGCCTTGCAGTCTTCTGGTGGGCAAAATTTCGTAAGAAGAAAGGGGGCATCAAGATACATACGCTATATGATGTGGAAACACAGATACCAACATTCTTCCATATTACCGAAGCTTCCGTACACGACTCAAAGGCAATGAAAGAGATTCCTTATGAACCTGGCTCCTATTACATATTTGACCGCGCATACAACAATTTTAAGATGTTGTATAGGATTCATCAAATAGAAGCATACTTTGTTGTCAGGGCAAAGAAGAATCTTCAATACAAATCCATTAGATGGAAACGCAGGTTGCCTGAGAATGTCCTTTCGGATACGATTATCGAATTGACCGGCTTTTATCCCAAGCAATATTATCCCAGGCAACTTCGCCTGGTCAGATATTGGGATGAAGAGCAAGAACGTGAATTTGTATTCTTAACCAATGCAATGCATATTTCGGCTCTTCAAGTCGCCGAACTTTACAGGAATCGTTGGCAAGTGGAACTTTTCTTCAAATGGTTAAAGCAACACCTCAAAATCAAAAAGTTTTGGGGAACAACAGAGAATGCGGTAAGAATACAAATCTATGCCGCCATGTGTACTTATTGTTTAGTTGCGATTGTTCAACATGATATGCAACTTGATAGAAGCACATATGAAGTTCTCCAAATTTTAAGCATTTCACTGACGGATAGAACTCATCTAAAAGACCTCTTTAACAAAACTATTTTTCAATATGACAAAGAACGATGTGACCTCAATGGGCCAAGTTTATTTGATTTTTAA